The following is a genomic window from Candidatus Hydrogenedentota bacterium.
TCGAAAAAGGGGGCGTCAACTTCTCGTTCATTCGTGGGGCGTCTCTGCCGCAATCGGCTGCGACTCAATTCCGGATAGCGGAAGGCACTCCGTTTGCCGCTACCGGTGTAAGTCTGGTGATGCACCCGCGAAACCCTCACGTGCCCACGATTCACATGAACATTCGTTACTTTGAGGCGGGCGACGCCTGGTGGTTTGGGGGTGGAATTGACCTCACGCCTTACTATCCGGTGCGTCGCGAAGTCATTGCATTCCATCGCGCATTGAAGTCGATCTGCGATGCGCATGGCGAAGACTACGCGGTCCACAAACGAGCCTGCGACGAATACTTCTTCATCAAGCACCGTAACGAGATGAGAGGCGTCGGCGGCGTCTTCTTCGATCACCTGCGGACAAATCGCAAGCACAATCTGGAATTCGTCGAGGCATTGGGCATCGCGTTTCCGTCGGTTTACGGTCCGTTCATTGAAGCGAACAAGTGTAGGGCATACACCGAGGCGCAGCGAGAGTTTCAGTTGTACCGGCGCTCGCGATATGTGGAATTCAACCTCGTTTACGACCGAGGGACTCTTTTCGGTCTGCAATCGGGAGGGCGAATCGAATCGATTCTGATGTCCCTACCCGCCGTGGCAAAATGGCGGTACAATTGGAGTCCGGAGCCGGGCACGCCCGAGGCAAAATTGTCTGAGGTGTATCTGAAGCCGGTGGATTGGGCGAATGCGGTCGCGGAGGGTGAAGAATGAGAAAAGCGGCAACACCGTCGGGGGTGTCACCCGAGCGCCGCTATAGCATTCGCGAGGTGAGCGAGCTCATCGACGTTCCCGACTACTTGTTGCGGCAGTGGGAAGATCGTTTCCCTCCGCTGCGTCCGAAGCGCGACCGGGCCGGACGCCGTTACTACATGGCCCCCGACATCGAAGTCGCCCGACGGATTAAGCAGCTGATTCGATACGAGAAAATGACGATCGAAGGCGCGCGTGTGCGCCTCCAACAAGAACTCCAGGGCGAAGGCAGGCCGCGCACGCGCAAAGAAGCGCTCGAACTGATCGACACGATCGAGTCCGAGATTGACGCATTGTTGGACATCCTGGAAGCGGACTGAATTACCCCATGCATACCTCTCACACCTACGAAGTCGAGACAGCCACAACCCTTTTCTCTTTTCTGACGGAGCGATTGCCGGATCAGAAGCGCACAAACATCAAGAAGCTGCTCAAGTTCAAGTCCGTCTTCGTGAACCAGAAGCCGGTAACGAAATTCGACCATCCGCTTCTGCCGGGCGACTTGGTGCATATCAAGGGACACAATCCCGAGAAATCAGGCAAACGGCCGCCGTTTACCTTGCAGATTCTCCATGAAGATAAAGACATCATCGTGGTTGTGAAGCCGCCGAAGCTATTGACCATCGCCACGGAGAAAGAAAAGACAAACACCGCGTATCACCAGTTGTGGAATTACGTGGAGTGGCAGAATCCCCACCGCGGTGAACGCATTTTCATCGTGCATCGTATTGACCGAGACACCTCCGGGCTGCTTGTGTTCGCGCGCACCGAGGCGATCAAACGCGTCTTGCAGGAACGCTGGGACGAGGTGGAGAAGCGGTATTACGCGGTCGTGGAAGGGGTGCCTAAGAAGAGCGAAGACGTCATCGAAAGCCACCTGCGCGAGAGCGACAAGAGCCTGAAGGTCCACAGCGTAGCGCCTGCGGACGATGCCAAGTATGCGGCCACGAAGTACAAGGTGGTTAAGGTCGGCGACGACTATTCGTTACTGGATATCACGCTACTGACGGGACGCAAGAATCAGATTCGCGTTCACCTGGCCGATCGAGGGCATCCGGTAGTGGGCGATAAGAAGTACGGGGCTACATCGAATCC
Proteins encoded in this region:
- the hemF gene encoding oxygen-dependent coproporphyrinogen oxidase is translated as MIPSVKQIESAFRRVQDTITTFLTNVGDAPYHEDEWHYERGTGGGITRIWEGSPVIEKGGVNFSFIRGASLPQSAATQFRIAEGTPFAATGVSLVMHPRNPHVPTIHMNIRYFEAGDAWWFGGGIDLTPYYPVRREVIAFHRALKSICDAHGEDYAVHKRACDEYFFIKHRNEMRGVGGVFFDHLRTNRKHNLEFVEALGIAFPSVYGPFIEANKCRAYTEAQREFQLYRRSRYVEFNLVYDRGTLFGLQSGGRIESILMSLPAVAKWRYNWSPEPGTPEAKLSEVYLKPVDWANAVAEGEE
- a CDS encoding MerR family transcriptional regulator; this encodes MRKAATPSGVSPERRYSIREVSELIDVPDYLLRQWEDRFPPLRPKRDRAGRRYYMAPDIEVARRIKQLIRYEKMTIEGARVRLQQELQGEGRPRTRKEALELIDTIESEIDALLDILEAD
- a CDS encoding RluA family pseudouridine synthase; the encoded protein is MHTSHTYEVETATTLFSFLTERLPDQKRTNIKKLLKFKSVFVNQKPVTKFDHPLLPGDLVHIKGHNPEKSGKRPPFTLQILHEDKDIIVVVKPPKLLTIATEKEKTNTAYHQLWNYVEWQNPHRGERIFIVHRIDRDTSGLLVFARTEAIKRVLQERWDEVEKRYYAVVEGVPKKSEDVIESHLRESDKSLKVHSVAPADDAKYAATKYKVVKVGDDYSLLDITLLTGRKNQIRVHLADRGHPVVGDKKYGATSNPAKRLGLHAYHLSFIHPTTGKRMVFSSELPPELKKLLKLSNENKAEALRQRPPAQRDDRARPKPKRSQPARPKRPRAKSSEKGRPGT